The Muntiacus reevesi chromosome 5, mMunRee1.1, whole genome shotgun sequence genome segment cgggattctttaccgctgagctaccaggtcaCCCGGCACCTCACTCCACCTCCCAAACAAGGGGCTTACCTGTGCTGAAGGCAGGGGTGCATGTCACCCCTGACATTTGCTCCCCAGGCAGGAGTTTGGTTCAGGACCCAACCTGGGGCCACTCCCCAATCAAGCCCAGGCAAAGCCAGAGCAGGGCTTCCCCAGGACAGGGCCATCTGGCATCATGCCAACCAGTCCTCAGCTCCAAGTCACCCGTTCTTGGCATGTGTGCCTGGCATGGGAGCCTGCCCCAGTAGAGCAGTGAGCAAAGTCAGCAAGACCAGCCCCacttggggagggggttgggctGCAGTGGGAGAGAGTGTTCCCACAAGGTCAAATAAGGACTGAGAAGGGTGAACCATGGGAAGGCGAAGGGccctgggtgggaggaggggagggcagggctgagggcgTCTGACTTAGAACCCCGAATGCTCTGGATGGAGGTACAGCACAGGATTGGGGTGCCTGAGCGCTTGGGGAGGCTGCTGGACACAGCAGGAGATGAGGGGGGACACAGTGGAAATGGAACAGACCTCAGGGGGTCACCAGGGTGGGCCACCAAGGAGGAGCTGGACACGGTGAGCTCAGCCAGGGGCCTAGGAAGGCTGTCCCCACAGCCTGCTGTGGGAGGCCAGCATCCGGGCCTTTTCTGAGGGAATGAGGCTGTGCCGCCCCAGTGCGGGGAGACCTCTGCTCCCATTTCCACACACTAGCTGACTTGTTTTGGGTACATAACCCTCCTTTAAGGCCCCTGGGACCAGGAGTTCTGGAGCCAGGAACATTGAGCCCTTCCCAGAATCCTGCCTGTGGAGTGGGAGGCGGACCTGCCCCTTCCCCCATCAGTACAAATGAGAATCCCTGGGACTTGTTGAACCCCAGGCAGGGGTCCTCTGGCCCTACAGGGCTCTTTTCTTCAGCGGTTGAGCCTAGGATTGTGACTTCTGCCCCTGGACGCTGGGTCCACTCCTCTGAGGGGGGCCCCAATACCTTAGCCTTAGACCACAGCCCCGGGTCAGCTGTGTCCCTAGGCACACAGAGCCCCCCAGCCTCCACAACCCAGACCTCTTTCCCTTACTGTGGCCCTCACCCCCGTCCAAGCCCCCACTCCTCAGGGCAGCACCCCTTGCCCTGGGGCCTCTTCCCGAGGTCCCCGCCCCTCTGCTCCACAATCTCCTATGCTGCACTCACCATTCTCCTCTGAAATTGAGCCCACAGCTCCATAAAGGCCTACTGCATGCAGGGTGAGCTCCGAGCACTTACCCACCACAGCACAACCTTCAGAAAGGCAGAGGATCTACTGGGTGGCCTGGCATTAGCGGGCAGAGGCCCAAGGCCTTGGCAGTGAAGACTGCCAACAGCTACAGGGCCAGGATAGTgaaatgaagaattgatgttttcaactgtggtgttgaacactcttgagcatcccttggactgcaaggagatccaaccagtccatcctaaaggaaatcagtcctgaatattcattggaaggattgatggtgAAGCTGAGACTCCCAATAGTTTGGTCACTTGATgaaaggaactgactcattggaaaagcccctgaagctggcaaagatttaaggcaggagaaggggatgacagaggatgagatggttggatggcatcaccaattcaatggataggAATTTGAGtgggctccagaagttggtgatggacagggaggcctggtgtgctgcagtccatggggtcgcagtcggacacgactgagcgactgaactgaactgggcagtGAGAgggcctctgccctctgccccatATTCTAGGTCAGAACCTGGCAGAAGGGGCATGGGCAGGCCTGCCACTAAAGGACCTGAAGAGCACGTGGCCAGCACTGCTGTCTGCAAGCCACTTCCACATCTGCCCAGCAAAGGTAGTGGCCACCAGACAGCTGGGGACACTGAGGCTCTGAGCAGCTGCATGACCCGAGTTGCTCAGGAGCTAAGGTGGAGCTGGGGTGCTGACTCGAAAAAGGCCAGGAGTCCTACAGCGGAATCCGGTTGCACCACGTCCCCTTGTGTAACTGAAACCACTCCATCTGATGGGAACTGCTGGCCTCAACTGGAGGCACCCGCCTCAGAGAGCAGAGGCCACCCTCCCCAGCTTAGGAAGCTTTTCTGGATGGGGAGTCCCCCGAAAGCCTTATTCCCTCCAAGACCCTGGCAGTCCTCAGGAGCCGCGACAATGTCCAAGGAGGAGGCTCAAGGCTTGGCCATACTCAAGACCCTCAGGAAGTACCCCCTcccaggctacccactcctggcTCTTCAGACTCCACTGAGCAAGGGTCCTGGTTCATCCCCGAACGAGACAAGAGACCACACTAACAAAGCACTCACAGATAActtaagaaatacataaaaagggtTTTATTTGCAGGGAAGCGGGACTCTAGTCAAACAAGCCAAAGCCCATGTCGTCATCTGACTCCTCTgactcttccttcttctcctccttcttctcctctgcTGTGGGGAGAAAGTGTGGCGAGCTCAGTCGCACTGCAGGCCACACACCTGGCAGAGACAGACCCCAGGGCGTGGCACCAACAGCTCCTGAACCTCCACTTACCTGCGGCTGGAGCAGAACCGGCAGCAGGTGCTGCGGATCCTGGGGCAGCAGAGACGGCCACAGCCCCGCCCGCGGGCACACTGGCCAGCTTGCCGATACCTGCAGAGACCCAAGGGGAGGTGAGCCCAGAGCAGGTGTTCCACCTGAACGTCATCTCAAAGTGAAGAGACACTGTCCAGCTCGTTAGGGTCCATGTAAGATTCCCATTTTCCCAGACACTGGAACTCCCCAGCACACCTGTAGGTTCACAGCGCCCTAACCGGGAGGTAAGCTGAACAAACATGCTTACGAGCAGGCAGGTAAAACCCACCGTCCCAGTGTCCAGATCCTCAGCCCCAGCAGCAAGCTCACAGACAAGGCTGCCTTTGCCCTGTCATGGACCAACGGACAAAAACAGCTCCCCAAAAGCTCAACTTCCAATCAAGTCCAGCTCCAGCTGGAAAGGGCAGGGGCCTGTGGTCAGTCCTAGCCCCCCACAAAAGAGTGGTGAGGCTTGTTTACAGAATCCCACCGAGAGCACAAGCGCCCTGCTGCCCTGCCTGGGAGGTTGTCTAGAAGCGCCCATGGCAGAAGCCCATAGCAACCCTGCTCACTCCTCTGGGTAAGGCTTCTAGGGTGCTCTGGTCCACAAGcgaagcctggcaggtcacaggcTGACCAGCAGGGATTAGAATGGACCGTGAAAACGAAAGCCTCAAACACGACCTCACCCTGGGCAATGACGTCCTCAATGTTCTTTCCGTTGAGCTCACTGATGACCTAGAGCAGATGAGAAGCAGGGTCACCAGAGGCcaccacctcaccccacccccccgcTCCGCACCACAGTTATGACCCACTCGGGACAGGTAAGATAAGACACCCCACACGTGGAAACTAACTCCAAAACTTACTgctgaaaaaaatgcaaaatgtctGACTTTACACTCAATACATATCAAAATAACCTTTACTAGGTTGAGtgagagcttccctgggggcccagtcaggaaagattccacctgcaatgcgggagacctgagcaCCATCCCTAGGTCGCGATGGacactccccatggacagaggaacctgggtgggctgcagttcatggggtggcatagtcggacaggactgatgtATTtttgacttcccttgtagctcaattggtaaagaatctgctagcaTTGCAGGAGTCCGCCTgcaatcccttggagaaggaaatggcaacccactccagtattctcgcctgggaaatcccatggacagaggagcctgacggtctacagcccatagggtcgcaacaGTCCGACACGACTTACcaagtaaaccaccaccatgttaagttcaaaaaaataaagtcaaggtGGActtgttttcacttaaaaaaaaaaaaagcttacacgTGACTTGTTCCCACTGAGCCACGCTAACGTGGACTTGACTTCATCTCCATTTTTTCTCCCTTTGGGCTGTACCAGTACATTAGGGCAGTTCCGAAACCACATGGGCTGGCAAAGGCCTCCCACCAAACCCGCGGCAACCTacttccctgggttgggtaggAGAGGGAGCCCCGTATGCGGAGTAGAGGGTCGGCGGGGTCTTCGGGCCCCTGCAAGGCGGCTACCTTGTTGAGCCGGTCGTCGTCTGCCTCGATGCCCACGCTGTCCAGGATCTTTTTGATGTCCTTGGCGCTAGGGGAGGAATTGCCCCCGAGGGCGGCCAACAAGTAGGAGGCAACGTAACGCATCCTAGCGCATGAGACAAGGACAACGGCGTTACGGGCGGCCTCGGGTCCCTGCGAGGTTAGTGCCGGGCCGCGCGGCGCCGAGGCCTGGCCCACGCCCTGCCCCGCCCGCCCCCCGCGGCACTCACGACCGCGGCCAGGCCCCGCGGCCCGACCCTCCCGGCCCACTCACTCAGCGGCGGCAGAGCAGCCTCGCGCGTGCGACCTCGGCAGCGTCAGGGACGGAAAGGAAAGCACCGGTGCTGGGGGCGGGAGTAATTCGCTACCCAGAAGCCTCGAGACTTGCGCTCGGCGCCCCGCGAGGGCGCCTCCTAGTGACGTCGCGAGATGCCTAGCCAATGAGGACGCAGGAGACGCCATTATCCCGTCTGTCGCGCAGCCGCCACCGCAAAGGCGGAAGGCAGTTCCGCGGCTGTCTTCGTGTATATAGTGGGGTGACTGCCGCCCGAGATCCCTGGGGGAAGTGGGGCTGAGAGAAGCGCGAGCCAGGACTGTAGCGTTTCTCTCCTCAGGGTTCCCAGGATGCCACGCGGCGCCTACAGCTCCCAGCATGCAGCGCGGCCTCCGTGCGCTGGTCGCTTCTCTGCAGGAGCGGCGGACGCGGCCGGCGAACTACAAGTCCCATGGTGCATGGCTACCGGAAGCACGGGGGCGCCGCTGCGGGCCGCACGTGGCCCGGCGCCGCTGACGGGGTGCGGCAGGCTACGCGTACAGGAGCCGGCTGTCCGGCCGGGCGAGCCGCCCCGAGCGTTCGCTCCGCGGAAGCCAGCCGCTGCTCCCCCCATCCCTAGTGCCACGGCGGGGGCCCCAGGTGAAGCTGGGAGGCTCTGTCACCGCCGCTCGGAGGAGCGGAGCCAGAACCGTCCACGCCCGTGTGACCCGCCCCCACCCGGGCCGTGCCCTCTCGGAAGTGACATCAGCTTCCCCGCGGACACAGCACACGTTCCTCGTTCCCTCCGTGTCGGGGACCTTGCTGCAGGCTGGCGTTAGTCCTGGGGGGGCGCAGGCCCGGTTCTGCTTCCTCAGAACTTAGGTTCTGGTGCGCGGACACAGAGTAGTTAAACGAGGCAGTCCTAACTGAGGTAAACCCTGAGCGAGGAGGGCTGAAGGGTGAGCGAGCGCCTGTTCTGCGAAGATCTGGGCTAGCATCAGGCCCCAGAAGTGAAGGCCTTGCTAAGGTGGCTGGAGATGGGTTCAGAGGCAGCAGGCAGCCCAGGCGGGCTCGTGTTAGGGCCAAGCCCCGATGTGATAACGCAGGCCCCACGGAAACCCCATTATATCGATGAGTGTCGGCAACAAAGGTTTTTTTgccgaaggtcacacagctggggtAAAGTGAGGAACACCATCTGGCAAGGATGGGACTGTTGCAGTCACACGGGAAAGTGgcctgttgtgttttttttttaatggtacgaTAATACATACTGTAAAACCACTTTAATCATACAGTTTAGTGGCACTAGATGCGTTCACAATGACCATCACACTGCGTTCAactgcaaccatcaccacagtgtatctccagaactttttcctcttcttgaaTTCTAAACAATAAAACCCcatccctctcccagcccctggctccCATTTACTGTTTCTATGTTGACTGCTCTAGGGATCttacataagtggaatcatacagtatttgtcctcttGTGTCTGGCCTATTTCATTTAGTGTAATGCCCTTTAAAGTTCATTCACATTGTAACATGTGTCAGGATTTCATTAccttttgttgctcagtcgctcagtcctgtccgatctgcaaccccatggactgcagcatgccagacttccctgtccttcactagctcccagggtttgttcaaactcatgtccattgagtcgatgcaCCATCACTCATTACTTTTTAAGTCTGAATGATGttcctgcgtgtgtgtgtgtgtgtgtgtgtgtgtgtgtgtgtgtgtattctagcAGCTATGTGGAAACTGAAGGGGGACTATGAGCTGGGGAGAACACAGGCCTAGCAGGAACTGCCCGTCCAGGTGGGAAGGATGTTGGTAGTTGGGGAGGGTGGCGGAAAGAGGGTACAGAAGTGTCATTTGGGGCAGAACAGGCTGGGGTGGCTGTGCATGTTCACAGGAACCTAGTCTGTGAGGTAGAAGGACCAGTTGGGAAGGCTTTCTGGAGAGACAGATCTGGTCCTTGACTTTGGCCTTCACCGAGTGGCCTTGGGCCACATCTGAtctctcccatctccttttcctcccttgTGAGACGCTGAGAAAGAAGGAGGCAGCCTATGGGGAAGcccgctgggggcggggggctgggagGTGGCCCAGAGTGCTCCTGTAAGGTAGGGTCATGGAAGGTGGGCCCTGAGCTCTGCAGGGCCTGAGAGGCCTTTGGGGGCTGGCTGGGGACCTCGGTGCTGACCTCCGGTAGGAGGTGGGTGTGGGGCAGCAACTGCGATCAGCCCTCAGTACCCCCTGCAGCCAGAGATCGCACTAGTTCATTTTAACACGGGGGCGGGAATGCATAGCCAGAGCAGAGCGGGTCCAGAGCCCGAGAACCTCGGAGAGGTTGGTTTTGTGGCGCGAAAAGCGGGCCTTCCCGCGGGAAGGCCGGTCGCACAGACGCACGCCGGCCGACAGGAAGCTGAGTGCGGCGGGGCGGTCTGTCCGGCAGAGGGCGGGCAGGGCGGGCGGGACCCTGAGACCCCTGCCGGCGGACCTGGCCGGCGCGAGGCGAGCTTCCCACGCGGCCGGACCCGGAAACGCGCCGCCGGGAGCGCGGGTGACGCGCGGGCAGCGGGTGCGTCTAGGGGACGCGGAGGTTGGGGTCGGGGGGCTTACGGTGCGGTCTCTCCCCCAGGACACGCCCCAAGCGGTGGGGGCGGCGACTGCGCGGTGCACGGACCTCCCCTGCGGACTGAGGTGCGAGCTGGAAGTGGCGGGAGAGTCCTCCTCCAAGGGCCAGGAAGTGGGTCCCGTCCTCAGGACCCCCCTCGCGCTGCTCGGACAGACGCGGGCAGGATCACTCGTGTCCTTGCCTGGGCCACCGCCCCCACGTGGTAGATGAGAACCAGTGCCTCCGGTCGGAGCCGAGAAATGTGAAGGTTGGAGGTGGGACTCTGGTGCCCGGCAGGCGGCGTTGCGGGGGGTCTGGACGAGGAGTCCCTTGTCAAGTTTCTAGACTGGGGGTGTGaggcctccctcccccactccctcagCTTGTCCCCAAGCCCCTCTGCACTCACAGGTCTCCTGCCTGCCACCTTCCCAGCCCCAGGGAGTTCTCTTCCCCAGCCCATGTCAGTGACAGTCTGTCCAGCCTAGGCGTTGGACTCTGGACCAGCAGGCCTGGCTCCCTCCAGCCTGAGTCTCCCTTCCTCTGGCTGGGAGGACGCCCAGCCCACTCCTCCCCCTGACTCTGCAGCCTCTTTGGGCCCTGCCTGAGCAGGCCTGCCTGGCGAGCTGGGACATGTCTGGCCCCCGAGGACGCCTGGTGGGCGATGGCTGCAGTGGAGGCGGGGCTGGTGCCCGCGACGTCGGCCCCAGAAGATGCTGCGAGAGATGCTCCAGAGGCTGCGGGTGCAGGGCCGGAGGCGCCCCTGCTCCCAGCCGGAAACCGGCTGAGCCTGCACCTGCACCCCGGGGGCTGCCGCCGGCTGCTGCGCCTGTGCGCCCAGCAGGCCCCTCAGCTGCTGGAGGTGGACTTCCTGCAGCTGAGTGGCCACGAGGACCCTCAGCTGCTGGAGGCTGCCCTGGCCCGGCTGCCTTGGAGCCTGCCACACCTCCGCTCCCTGGTCCTCAAAGGTGagcccccccagccccagccctggcccagcCTCTTTCCAGCTCCTGCCTCGGCTCCCTGGTCCTGAAAGGTGGACcccggccccagccccagccctgttCCCTGCACAGCGCTACCCAGCCGTGCTCCCCCGGGAGGAAGCTGGCTGGGCCCGGGCTCCCGGACCCAGCAGCTGCACGGCGGTGTCTCCAGCAGACGCCAGGGCAGGTCTTTTTCCCGGGGTGGGTCACTGGTGGTGGCTGTCAGCTGAGATGAGGCCGCACCGTCTGTGTCTGCCTGCTTCACCTGCCGGTGGCTCTGCAGCATCTACCGTCTCTCTCTTGtggtggggttggggtggagCTCTGCGTGTCCACGCGCCTGTTTCCCTGGCCGGCAGAACTGAGCTCACCTGGGTCTCTGACTCTGAAGGCCACGTCTGTCTGCCTTTCCCCCATCAGGTGGGCAACGTCGGGATGCCCTGGGTGCCTGCCTCCGGGGGTCCCTCACCACGCTGCCCGCCAGCCTGAGTGGCCTAGCCCGCTTGGCTCACCTGGACCTGAGCTTCAACAGCCTGGAGACGCTGCCGGCCTGCGTGCCCCAGATGCGCGGCCTGGATGCCCTCCTGTTGTCTCGGAACTGCCTCGCAGAGCTGCCCGCCGCCCTGGGGGCCCTCccatccctctccttcctcactgTCACCCACAACCGCCTGCGAAcgctgcccccagccctgggagcCCTGTCCAGCCTGCAGCGCCTCGATCTCTCTGGGAACTTGCTGGAGGCCCTGCCCCCTGAGATCGGAGACCTGGGCAGCCTGGCCGAGCTCAATCTGGCCTCCAATCGGCTGCAGAGCCTCCCCGGCTCCTTCGGTGAGTCGCGGCCCTGGTTCCCCTGGCCCAGTGGGGAGTGCCTGTGGGCCGccggctgccctgccctcctccacagcCGTCTTTCCTCCGCGGTTCCCTGTACACCCGGGCCGGCCCGCCTCCCCGGCAGCCCTCGCGTGCCCCCAACTTCCCTGGCTGTCAAGGCTCCCCCCTGCACAGGCCTCCCCGAGCTCTCTAGTCCAGCTAGGGGCGGAGACTGAAAGGGCTCCCCGGGCACGTGCGGTGCGAGCCGCCTGGACTGGCGCTTGGGGGCGGGTAGCCACGACGGTCCTCCGCGGGCCCTGAGCTGACACCTCCCGCAGCTGGGCTGCGGGCCCTGCAGCTCTGCATTCTGCACAGCAACCTCCTGGCTTCGGTGCCCGCCAGCCTGGCCCGCCTCCCACTGCTCACCCGACTCGACTTGCGGGACAACCAGCTCCGGGACGTGCCCCCTGAGCTGCTGGACGCCCCCTTTGTGCGCCTGCAAGGAAACCCCTTGGGCAGGCCCCCTCCtgacccccccagccccccaggtaGGGTCgcggtggggctgggggcaggccaCAGTCAGGGCGCAGGTGTCATCACCGGCCTAACAGCCCatctttccttccccagggacacCCATGGTCCCAGAAATGCCCAGGCTGTTGCTGACCTCAGATCTGGACAGGTATGGCATGAGGGAGGGGCCGGGCTGGAAAAGCCTCTGTCCACATGCCACGCTGCCCTTACTGTACACCTTGCCCGTGCCTCGGGGGTCTCCCACAGGTGCCTGGGGTGCCAGATTCAGACCTAGGGGACCCTGCTGTCTGACCCTGTGCCCACCTGTCTTCCCTCAGCTTTGCCGTGACGCCCCAAGGCTGCTCCGTGACCTTGGCCTGCGGTGTCCGCCTGCAGTTCCCCGCAGGGGCCACTGCTGCCCCCGTGACCGTCCGCTACCGTCTGTGGCTGCCGGAACCGCGGCTCGTGCCCCTGGGTCCCCACGACGCTCTGCTCAGCGGTGTCCTGGAGCTGCAGCCCCACGGGGTGGCCTTCCAGCAGGCATGGCTGGAGCGGGGTGGGGCGGGCGAGGGCCCCAGTGAGGAGGGCCCGGCGTGGCCCTGGCGCTCACGTCCCCCCTCGCCTGGCAGGAGGTGGGCCTGTGGCTGCTCTTCGTGCCCCCGCGGGCCCGGCGTTGCCGTGAGGTGGTGGTCAGGACTCTGAGTGACGACAGCTGGAGCGACCTGGAGACCCACCTGGAGGAGGAGGCGCCCCAGGTGGGGGCGGCCGGGCCGTCTGGGGAGGGCCGGCTCTGCTTCGGCCCGCCGGTCCTGACCGTGTGCTTCTGCGCCCGCGCCAGCGGCTCTGGGCGCACTGCCAGGTGCCCCACTTCTCCTGGTTCCTCGTGGTTTCGCGCCCCGTGTCCGACGCCTGCCTGGTGCCACCAGAGGGGGCGCTGCTGTGCTCCTCGGGACACGCTGGGGTCAGGGTCACCTTCCCCGCTGGGGCCACGGAGGAGCCCCGACGCGTCCGCATGCAGGTAGGGCCGGGACGCCCGCTGGGGTGGCGGGGGCGCCTGGGCACAGAAGTGACCGCTCGGGCGGCCCGTCTGCTCCAGGTGGTGCACGTGGGCCGCAGGGAGCTGCCGGCCCTGCTGGGGGAGCCCGAGGCGGCCGCCAGCCCCCTGCTCTGCCTCTCGCAGAGCGGCCCCTCCAGCTTCCTTCGGCCAGTCACCGTGCAGCTGCCTCTGCCGCCTGGCGTCACAGGTGAGGGCAGCCGTGCGGGCACAGGGGAGGGTGCTGCTCAGAAGGGGCGCCCGGCCAGAGGCCTCAGCCGgcgcgcccccccaccccctccgccTCCCCCCGCCCAGGCCTGAGTCTGGACCGGTCCTGCCTGCACCTGCTGCACCGGGCCGCCCCCGTGGCCACCTGGGATGACATCACCGCTCAGGTGGCCCTGGAGCTCACGCACCTGTACGCGCGCTTCCAGGTCACGCACTTCTCCTGGTCAGTGCCCCCACCGCCTcggccccctccccacaccccctggCCTGCAGGGCCCCCCTCACCCTCGCCTTTCCAGGTACTGGCTCTGGTACACCACCAAGACCTGCGTGGGGGGCCTGGCGCGGAAGGCCTGGGAGCGGCTGCGGCTGCATCGCGTGAACCTCATCGCGCTGCAGAGACGCCGGGACCCCGAGCAGGTCCTGCTGCAGTGCCTGCCCCGCAACAAGGTGGGGGCAGCGGCGGCGGgctggggggggtgggtgggggggcggtGCAGGGCATTGGGCGCCCAGCCAGTGGGtcccccccacccaggtggacGCCACCCTGCGGCGGCTGCTGGAGCGATACCGCGGCCCTGAGCCCTCGGACACCGTGGAGATGTTTGAGGGGGAGAAGTTCTTTGCTGCCTTCGAGAGGGGAATTGACATCGATGCAGGTGTGGCCCCTGGCGCCCGGAGCAGGGACGCCGGGTCTGCCCCCGAGGCCCTGCTGACCACCCCCTGTGCCCGCAGACCGCCCAGACTGCGTGGGGGGCAGGGTGTGCTTTGTCTTCTACTCCCACCTGAAGAACCTGAAGGAGGTGTACGTGACCACCGCTCTGGACCGGCAGGCTCGGGCCGTGAGGGGCCAGGTGGGCCAGTGGGGTGGGCGCCCCGGGCTGCCCGGGCCGAGGCCGGAGCGCTgaagccccctcaccccccaggtGTCCTTCTACCGCGGTGAGGTGCCGGAGGTGGTCCCTGAGGAGGCGGAGGCTGCCCGGCAGAAGAGGGGCACAGCTGCCCTGTGGATGGCCACGCTGCCCATCAAGCTGCCCGTGAGGCCTGGCTGGGGAGCCCCGTGTGGAGGGGACAGGGGAGGAGCCGCCGGGGTGGGCTGGGGTGAGGCCGGAGCTCACTGCCACCTCGACTTGCCCGCAGAGATTGCGGGGATGCGAGGGCCCGGCCCGGGGGGCTGGCCTCTCCCTGGCACCTCTGAACCTGGGCGACGCCGAGACTGGCTTCCTGACCCAGAGCAACCTGCTGAACGTGGCCAGGCGCCTGGGCCCCGACTGGCCGGCCGTGGCCCTGCACCTGGGCCTGCCCTACCGTGAGCTCCAGCGCATCCGGCATGAGTTCCGGTGAGTTCTGAGCCTCTCGTCCTGCTGGCTTCCCCCCGGAGGCTGACTGAGGTTCTGTCCAGGGAAGGGGGGCACGGTAGATGGACAGGATAGGGAGGGTTTGGCCACCCCTGGCCTGTGGAGCAAGGCCCCTGTGCTGGGAGGGAGAGCAAGGCCCTGGGCGTGGCAGGTTGTCTTGGCAGGCACCCCCCTGACTGCACCCCGTCCCCCCAGGGATGACCTGGATGGGCAGATCTGCCACATGCTCTTCTCCTGGGCGGAGCGCCAGGCTGGGCAGCCGGGGGCCGTGGGGCGCCTCGTGCAGGCCCTGGAGCAGAGTGACCGGCGGGATGTGGCCGAAGAGGTGCGGGCTGTCCTGGAGCTTGGCCGCCGCAAGTACCAGGAGGGCCTCCAGCACACGAGCCTGGCCCCCAGGAACCTTGCCTCTCCTGACCGGTCGCCATCACCCTCCCCAGAGCCTGCCCAGACCTAGACCCCAGACTTCGGGCTGGACGCTGAGGCTCCCGCTTTCAAATCTTCCCTGCGTGTGAACAAAGTGACCCCCCCCACCCGTGTAACACACATACACTGCCCTGGTCGCTGTCTCAGCACTGACTTTCTTGGGTGGAGAGGCCAGTGGAAGGCCAGGGGCGACCAAGTGATCTGAGGCCTGGCCCTGCTCTGCTGCAAGCAGGCCTCTAGAGTACAGACTTCCTTCCGCACAGCCCTCATTCCTGCTGGTCTGCGCCCAGCGCCTGCATTGGGTCCCAATCAGGGAGGGAGAGGAGTCCCAGCTACAAAGTTAACAGCTGCTGCCCCATGAATACAGTCGGTCCTGTGCGGGATTGCACATCTGCCTTTTGGTTGGGGGCCTGCTGCTTGGCCAATTGAGTTCGCACGGCTCCTCCCTTAGGGACACTTCGTCCCAGCGCACCCTCCATCCGCTGGCCTGACGGGAGTAGTCCCTGGCCCATGCACCCGAGGGGAGGTCGAACGCCCGGTGAAAACCCTTGGAGACCTAGGGTCTCCTTGGAGACCTAGGAAACCTTGGAGACCTAGGCTGGCGCCGGACTGGGGCCTGCCGAGCGCAGTGACCGTGGCGGCCAGGAGGGGGAGCCAGAGTCCGCGAGCCAGCCGCCGGCCGGGGGCGGAGCGCGCGCGGCGCCGAGCGGACGCGCCCCCGCGCTTAGGTGCAGCCGGGCGCGCGGCGAGGCGGGGAGGCCAGCGCGGCGgcagaggcggcggcggcggcagagcGCGCGGTGAGTGCCCGCCTGGCGGCTCCTTCCGCTGAGCTCACCCGAGTGCAGCCCGGCCGCGGGGGCCAGGGGCA includes the following:
- the PIDD1 gene encoding p53-induced death domain-containing protein 1 isoform X5, with protein sequence MAAVEAGLVPATSAPEDAARDAPEAAGAGPEAPLLPAGNRLSLHLHPGGCRRLLRLCAQQAPQLLEVDFLQLSGHEDPQLLEAALARLPWSLPHLRSLVLKGGQRRDALGACLRGSLTTLPASLSGLARLAHLDLSFNSLETLPACVPQMRGLDALLLSRNCLAELPAALGALPSLSFLTVTHNRLRTLPPALGALSSLQRLDLSGNLLEALPPEIGDLGSLAELNLASNRLQSLPGSFAGLRALQLCILHSNLLASVPASLARLPLLTRLDLRDNQLRDVPPELLDAPFVRLQGNPLGRPPPDPPSPPGTPMVPEMPRLLLTSDLDSFAVTPQGCSVTLACGVRLQFPAGATAAPVTVRYRLWLPEPRLVPLGPHDALLSGVLELQPHGVAFQQEVGLWLLFVPPRARRCREVVVRTLSDDSWSDLETHLEEEAPQRLWAHCQVPHFSWFLVVSRPVSDACLVPPEGALLCSSGHAGVRVTFPAGATEEPRRVRMQVGPGRPLGWRGRLGTEVTARAARLLQVVHVGRRELPALLGEPEAAASPLLCLSQSGPSSFLRPVTVQLPLPPGVTGLSLDRSCLHLLHRAAPVATWDDITAQVALELTHLYARFQVTHFSWYWLWYTTKTCVGGLARKAWERLRLHRVNLIALQRRRDPEQVLLQCLPRNKVDATLRRLLERYRGPEPSDTVEMFEGEKFFAAFERGIDIDADRPDCVGGRVCFVFYSHLKNLKEVCPSTAVRCRRWSLRRRRLPGRRGAQLPCGWPRCPSSCPDCGDARARPGGLASPWHL
- the PIDD1 gene encoding p53-induced death domain-containing protein 1 isoform X6 encodes the protein MPSCCLGTASQSCPPPWGPSHPSPSSLSPTTACERCPQPWEPCPACSASISLGTCWRPCPLRSETWAAWPSSIWPPIGCRASPAPSLCILHSNLLASVPASLARLPLLTRLDLRDNQLRDVPPELLDAPFVRLQGNPLGRPPPDPPSPPGTPMVPEMPRLLLTSDLDSFAVTPQGCSVTLACGVRLQFPAGATAAPVTVRYRLWLPEPRLVPLGPHDALLSGVLELQPHGVAFQQEVGLWLLFVPPRARRCREVVVRTLSDDSWSDLETHLEEEAPQRLWAHCQVPHFSWFLVVSRPVSDACLVPPEGALLCSSGHAGVRVTFPAGATEEPRRVRMQVGPGRPLGWRGRLGTEVTARAARLLQVVHVGRRELPALLGEPEAAASPLLCLSQSGPSSFLRPVTVQLPLPPGVTGLSLDRSCLHLLHRAAPVATWDDITAQVALELTHLYARFQVTHFSWYWLWYTTKTCVGGLARKAWERLRLHRVNLIALQRRRDPEQVLLQCLPRNKVDATLRRLLERYRGPEPSDTVEMFEGEKFFAAFERGIDIDADRPDCVGGRVCFVFYSHLKNLKEVYVTTALDRQARAVRGQVSFYRGEVPEVVPEEAEAARQKRGTAALWMATLPIKLPRLRGCEGPARGAGLSLAPLNLGDAETGFLTQSNLLNVARRLGPDWPAVALHLGLPYRELQRIRHEFRDDLDGQICHMLFSWAERQAGQPGAVGRLVQALEQSDRRDVAEEVRAVLELGRRKYQEGLQHTSLAPRNLASPDRSPSPSPEPAQT